The following proteins are co-located in the Vigna unguiculata cultivar IT97K-499-35 chromosome 9, ASM411807v1, whole genome shotgun sequence genome:
- the LOC114162241 gene encoding receptor-like protein kinase 2 yields the protein MSRNALTLFILFLNISLCPSISALNQEGLSLLSWLSTFNSSNSVSAFSSWDPTDQDPCTWDYITCSKEGFVSEIIITSIDMRSSFPTQVLSFGHLTTLVISNGNLTGEIPGSVGNLSSLVTLDLSFNALSGSIPEEIGMLAKLQLLLLNSNSLKGGIPTTIGNCSKLQHLALYDNQLSGMIPGEIGQLSNLETLRAGGNPGIHGEIPMQISDCKALVFLGLAVTGVSGEIPPSIGELKNLKTLSVYTAHLSGHIPAEIQNCSALEDLFLYENQLSGNIPYELGSMQNLRRVLLWQNNLTGTIPESLGNCTNLKVIDFSLNSLEGQIPGTLSNLLFLEEFLLSDNSIYGEIPSYVGNFSRLKQLELDNNKFSGQIPPVMGQLKELTLFYAWQNQLNGSIPTELSNCDKLEALDLSHNFLTGSIPSALFHLGNLTQLLLISNRLSGQIPADIGSCTSLIRLRLGSNNFTGQIPPEIGHLRSLSFLELSNNLLSGDIPSEIGNCAHLELLDLHCNVLEGSIPSSLKFLVGLNVLDLSANRITGSIPEDLGKLKSLNKFILSGNLISGVIPGTLGQCKDLQLLDISNNRITGSIPDEIGHLQGLDILLNLSWNSLSGPIPGTFSNLSKLSILDLSHNKLTGTLTVLVSLDNLVSLNVSYNSFSGTLPDTKFFRDLPSAAFAGNPDLCISKCYTSENGQGFNKSIRNVIVYTFLGVVLTSVFVTCGVILALRIHGGNFGRNFDSDEMEWAFTPFQKVNFSIDDILTKLSESNIVGKGCSGIVYRVETPMKQIIAVKKLWPIKKEEPQERDLFTAEVQTLGSIRHKNIVRLLGCCDNGRTRLLLFDYICNGSLFGLLHEKRLFLDWDARYKIILGAAHGLEYLHHDCIPPIVHRDIKANNILVGPQFEAFLADFGLAKLVSSSECSGASHTVAGSYGYIAPEYGYSLRITEKSDVYSFGVVLLEVLTGMEPTDNSIPEGAHIVTWVSNEIREKRREFTSILDQQLVLQSGTKTSEMLQVLGVALLCVNPSPEERPTMKDVTAMLKEIRLENDDFEKPNFLHKGMVVNPKAAVHCSSFSRSCEPLIIESTSSSSSS from the exons ATGTCAAGAAATGCATTAACTctttttatcttgtttcttAATATCTCCTTGTGTCCTTCCATCTCTGCTCTGAACCAGGAAGGCCTCTCTCTACTGTCATGGCTTTCAACATTTAACTCCTCCAACTCTGTCTCTGCCTTCTCTTCATGGGATCCAACAGACCAAGATCCTTGCACATGGGATTACATAACATGTTCCAAAGAAGGGTTTGTGTCAGAGATCATAATAACATCCATAGATATGCGTAGCAGCTTCCCAACGCAGGTCCTTTCTTTTGGCCACCTCACCACTCTTGTGATCTCAAATGGGAATCTCACGGGTGAGATTCCAGGTTCAGTGGGAAACTTGTCCTCCTTGGTCACTTTGGATCTTAGCTTCAATGCTTTGTCAGGAAGCATTCCAGAAGAAATAGGAATGCTAGCCAAGCTGCAGTTGTTATTGTTGAATTCCAATTCCTTGAAGGGTGGAATTCCAACTACAATTGGAAACTGTTCAAAGCTTCAGCATCTGGCACTTTACGACAACCAGCTATCTGGAATGATACCTGGAGAAATAGGGCAGTTGAGTAATCTGGAAACTCTTAGAGCAGGAGGAAATCCAGGTATTCATGGAGAAATTCCAATGCAGATATCAGACTGCAAGGCCCTTGTTTTTCTGGGACTTGCAGTTACTGGGGTTTCTGGGGAGATTCCACCGAGTATAGGGGAGCTTAAAAATCTCAAGACACTTTCAGTCTACACGGCGCATCTCTCAGGTCATATCCCAGCAGAGATTCAGAACTGCTCAGCCTTGGAGGATTTGTTTCTGTATGAAAACCAGCTTTCTGGAAACATTCCTTATGAATTGGGCTCCATGCAAAACCTGAGGAGGGTGTTGCTGTGGCAGAACAATTTAACTGGGACCATTCCGGAAAGTCTTGGTAACTGCACAAATCTCAAGGTTATAGATTTCTCTTTGAATTCTCTGGAGGGTCAGATACCTGGGACTCTCAGTAATCTACTCTTTCTGGAGGAGTTTCTTTTGTCTGATAATAGTATTTATGGCGAAATACCTTCCTATGTTGGCAACTTTTCCAGGCTAAAGCAACTTGAATTGGACAACAACAAATTCTCCGGGCAGATTCCACCTGTTATGGGACAACTGAAGGAACTCACCCTCTTTTATGCTTGGCAGAATCAACTGAATGGAAGTATACCAACAGAACTTTCCAACTGTGATAAACTTGAAGCACTTGATCTTTCGCACAATTTCCTCACTGGCTCTATTCCAAGTGCACTCTTTCATCTGGGGAATTTGACTCAGTTGTTGCTGATATCAAACAGACTTTCAGGTCAAATTCCAGCTGATATTGGCAGTTGCACTAGTTTGATCAGGTTACGGCTGGGATCAAATAACTTTACTGGTCAAATTCCACCAGAAATAGGTCATTTAAGAAGTTTGAGCTTTCTTGAATTGTCAAATAATCTACTCAGTGGAGATATTCCCTCTGAGATAGGTAACTGTGCTCATCTAGAATTGCTTGACTTGCACTGCAATGTGCTGGAAGGAAGCATTCCTTCCTCGTTGAAATTCCTAGTTGGTCTCAATGTGTTAGATCTTTCTGCAAACAGAATAACGGGAAGCATTCCGGAGGATTTGGGCAAACTGAAATCtctaaataagtttattttaagtGGAAACCTTATCTCTGGTGTGATCCCAGGGACACTGGGGCAGTGTAAGGATTTGCAGTTGCTGGATATAAGTAACAATAGGATCACTGGTTCTATTCCAGATGAGATTGGTCATTTGCAAGGATTAGATATCCTCTTGAACTTGAGTTGGAATTCACTTAGTGGCCCCATTCCAGGGACCTTCTCAAATCTCTCAAAACTATCCATCTTGGACCTCTCTCACAACAAGCTCACAGGTACACTCACTGTATTGGTTAGTCTTGACAATCTTGTGTCTTTAAATGTCTCCTATAATAGCTTTTCTGGTACTCTTCCTGATACGAAGTTCTTCCGGGATCTACCCTCCGCTGCATTTGCTGGTAACCCTGACCTTTGCATCAGCAAATGTTATACAAGTGAAAATGGCCAGGGCTTCAACAAGTCAATAAGAAATGTTATTGTCTACACTTTCCTTGGGGTTGTTTTAACTTCTGTTTTTGTCACTTGTGGAGTAATTTTAGCTCTCCGTATTCATGGGGGAAACTTTGGCAGGAATTTTGATAGTGATGAAATGGAATGGGCTTTCACTCCATTCCAGAAAGTCAACTTCTCCATTGATGACATTTTAACAAAGTTGTCAGAATCAAACATTGTCGGAAAGGGTTGCTCAGGAATTGTTTATCGCGTAGAGACTCCTATGAAACAGATTATTGCAGTGAAGAAACTATGGCCAATAAAGAAGGAAGAGCCACAAGAGAGAGATCTGTTTACTGCAGAAGTTCAGACCCTTGGATCAATAAGACACAAGAATATAGTGAGACTTTTAGGTTGCTGTGACAATGGAAGAACTAGATTGCTCTTGTTTGATTACATATGTAATGGAAGTTTGTTCGGACTGCTTCATGAAAAGAGATTGTTCTTGGATTGGGATGCGAGGTATAAGATCATACTGGGAGCAGCTCATGGTTTAGAATATCTTCATCACGATTGTATCCCTCCAATCGTACACAGGGATATTAAGGCTAACAACATCTTAGTAGGTCCACAATTTGAAGCCTTTCTTGCAGATTTTGGCCTTGCAAAGCTCGTGAGTTCCTCAGAGTGTTCAGGGGCCTCTCATACAGTTGCAGGTTCTTATGGATACATTGCTCCTG AATATGGATACAGTTTAAGGATCACAGAAAAGAGTGATGTATACAGTTTCGGTGTTGTACTTCTTGAGGTCTTAACGGGGATGGAACCAACTGATAACAGTATTCCAGAGGGTGCCCACATTGTCACATGGGTTAGCAACGAAATACGAGAGAAAAGAAGGGAATTTACATCCATCCTTGATCAGCAACTAGTATTGCAGAGTGGAACAAAAACCTCTGAGATGCTTCAAGTTCTAGGAGTGGCTCTCCTCTGTGTGAATCCATCACCAGAAGAAAGGCCTACTATGAAAGACGTAACAGCAATGCTCAAGGAGATCAGGCTTGAAAATGATGACTTCGAAAAACCAAATTTTCTCCATAAAGGCATGGTTGTGAATCCAAAAGCAGCAGTTCACTGTTCAAGTTTCTCCAGATCATGTGAACCATTAATAATAGAATCaacatcttcttcttcttcttcttag
- the LOC114162650 gene encoding uncharacterized protein LOC114162650 — protein sequence MALRLRPNIFSVGSPFVQFGSSATAFSLSQACSVPNLGFHPLRLQRRKNLSPTTFFVRASRTESKGVTLGFRAPEFELPEPLTGKVWTLEDFEAYPALLVMFLCNHCPFVKHLKKDIVKLTKFFMEKGLAVVAISSNSVATHPQDGPEFMAEDAKLFKYPFPYLYDESQDVARDFGAVCTPEFFLFKKAGRRPFELVYHGQFDDSRPSNNVPVTGRDLGLAIDRVLSGQPVPSVQKPSVGCSIKWHPGKKF from the exons ATGGCATTGAGACTGAGACCGAACATATTTTCTGTTGGGTCACCTTTTGTGCAGTTTGGTTCTTCTGCAACTGCCTTCTCATTATCACAAGCATGCTCTGTTCCAAACCTGGGTTTTCATCCCCTACGCTTGCAACGCAGAAAAAATCTATCCCCAACAACATTCTTTGTTCGGGCTTCTAGAACCGAGTCCAAAGGTGTTACCTTGGGATTCAGGGCACCGGAATTCGAG CTTCCGGAGCCCCTTACTGGGAAGGTTTGGACATTAGAAGATTTTGAAGCATATCCAGCTCTACTG GTTATGTTTCTATGCAACCACTGTCCATTCGTTAAGCACCTGAAAAAAGACATTGTAAAGCTTACAAAATTCTTTATGGAG AAAGGACTTGCTGTAGTTGCTATATCTTCAAATTCCGTAGCCACACACCCCCAG GATGGTCCAGAATTCATGGCAGAAGATGCTAAACTGTTTAAATATCCTTTTCCATACCTATATGATGAG TCGCAGGATGTTGCACGGGATTTTGGAGCTGTTTGTACCCCagaatttttccttttcaaaaag GCTGGTCGAAGGCCATTTGAGCTGGTTTATCATGGCCAATTTGATGATTCACGGCCAAGTAATAATGTACCAGTCACTGGAAG agacttggGCTTGGCAATAGATCGTGTTCTTAGTGGCCAACCGGTACCATCAGTGCAAAAGCCCAG TGTTGGATGCAGCATAAAGTGGCACCCAGGGAAGAAGTTTTGA